From Solidesulfovibrio carbinoliphilus subsp. oakridgensis, the proteins below share one genomic window:
- a CDS encoding DinB family protein — MQFLVRIQARYNQWANQRLYADMEKLSPGQLHAPSAANFGSILAIANHLVLADRLWINRLTGQGPAVPTVDAVPYPALADLAAARRVEEDRGLAFADALDPARLAGNLVFTTTDGRPMDLPFALCLAHFHNHQTHHRGQIHGMLGTFGVKAQDIDLLGFERQTGAYAALRP, encoded by the coding sequence ATGCAGTTCCTGGTCCGCATCCAGGCCCGCTACAACCAGTGGGCCAACCAACGCCTCTACGCCGACATGGAAAAGCTCTCGCCCGGGCAGCTCCATGCCCCCTCGGCCGCCAACTTCGGTTCCATCCTCGCCATCGCCAACCACCTGGTCCTGGCCGACCGGCTGTGGATAAACCGCCTGACCGGCCAGGGCCCGGCAGTCCCCACGGTCGACGCCGTGCCTTACCCGGCCCTGGCCGACCTGGCCGCCGCCAGGCGGGTCGAGGAGGACCGGGGACTCGCCTTTGCCGACGCCCTGGACCCGGCCCGGCTGGCGGGAAACCTCGTTTTCACCACCACCGACGGCCGGCCCATGGACCTGCCCTTTGCCCTGTGCCTGGCCCATTTCCACAACCACCAGACCCACCACCGGGGCCAGATCCACGGCATGCTCGGGACGTTTGGCGTCAAGGCCCAGGACATCGACCTGCTCGGCTTCGAGCGCCAGACCGGCGCCTACGCGGCCCTGCGGCCGTAA